A window from Clostridiales bacterium encodes these proteins:
- the trmD gene encoding tRNA (guanosine(37)-N1)-methyltransferase TrmD has product MVIDIITIFPEMFDSPMSASMIGIARDRGHLDLRVHDLRDYAFDRHRSTDDYPYGGGPGMVMKPEPLFAAVHAVESMPPGDGTIVFLTPGGTPFNQEIALGLSTRKRLILVCGRYEGFDERALSLAGMALSIGDYVTTGGELPAMVVVDAVTRLLPGVLGDESSITDESFSHGLLEYPQYTRPEVFEGMSVPGVLLSGDHAKIARFRREQAIIRTARVRPDLIESARLTDDERRLAEAARKESSSE; this is encoded by the coding sequence GTGGTCATCGACATCATCACCATCTTCCCGGAGATGTTCGATTCCCCGATGTCCGCATCGATGATCGGAATCGCCCGTGACCGCGGGCACCTTGACTTACGCGTCCACGATCTTCGTGATTACGCTTTCGACCGGCACCGCTCCACCGATGACTATCCGTATGGCGGCGGTCCGGGCATGGTCATGAAGCCCGAGCCCCTCTTCGCCGCTGTTCACGCGGTTGAATCCATGCCGCCCGGAGACGGGACCATCGTGTTCTTGACCCCGGGAGGGACGCCGTTTAACCAGGAAATCGCGCTCGGCCTGTCCACACGCAAACGTCTGATTCTCGTATGTGGCAGGTACGAAGGGTTCGATGAGCGCGCACTCTCACTTGCCGGTATGGCGCTGTCCATAGGCGATTATGTGACCACCGGAGGGGAACTGCCCGCGATGGTCGTTGTCGACGCCGTCACACGCCTTTTGCCAGGCGTTCTAGGCGACGAATCGTCCATCACAGACGAGTCGTTCTCTCACGGACTGTTAGAGTATCCTCAATACACCCGTCCCGAGGTGTTCGAAGGGATGAGCGTGCCCGGCGTGCTGCTCAGCGGCGATCACGCGAAAATCGCCCGTTTTCGCAGGGAGCAGGCGATAATACGAACCGCGCGAGTCCGGCCCGACCTCATTGAGTCCGCACGGCTGACTGACGACGAACGCCGCCTCGCCGAGGCGGCTCGAAAGGAGAGTAGCAGTGAGTGA
- the lepB gene encoding signal peptidase I: MSDVEPVRGASPDARGDAVPGADGHVPQAPITVEGQQTKSPSFVRWLLETAIMVALAFLLAQGIKTFVVQPFVIPTGSMEPTIMSGDRVLAEKITYRFRNVQPGDIVVFDDPTGRHPQLIKRVIAVSGQTLDINNGKVYVDGERLDEPYLDGVTTEPGNLLMPVTLADNEYWLMGDNRPNSGDSRFMGPVDREFIQGRGFAIYWPLDRIGPLR; encoded by the coding sequence GTGAGTGACGTGGAGCCGGTACGCGGTGCGTCGCCGGATGCGCGAGGGGACGCTGTTCCTGGCGCGGACGGTCACGTGCCGCAAGCCCCCATCACCGTTGAAGGGCAGCAGACCAAGAGTCCGAGTTTTGTGCGCTGGCTACTGGAGACCGCGATCATGGTCGCCCTCGCGTTCCTCTTGGCGCAGGGCATCAAGACCTTTGTCGTACAGCCCTTCGTCATACCCACAGGCTCCATGGAACCCACGATCATGTCGGGAGATCGTGTCCTGGCCGAGAAGATCACCTACCGGTTCCGAAATGTGCAACCGGGCGACATCGTTGTGTTCGACGATCCTACCGGACGCCATCCGCAACTCATCAAGCGAGTGATAGCCGTAAGCGGCCAGACGCTCGACATCAATAATGGAAAGGTGTACGTGGACGGTGAGCGTCTCGATGAGCCGTACCTCGATGGAGTGACCACCGAGCCGGGCAACCTCTTGATGCCCGTGACGCTCGCCGACAACGAGTACTGGCTGATGGGGGACAACCGGCCCAACAGCGGGGACAGCCGCTTCATGGGGCCTGTCGACCGGGAGTTCATCCAGGGCAGAGGATTCGCGATCTACTGGCCGCTCGACAGAATCGGCCCACTTCGATAG
- the rplS gene encoding 50S ribosomal protein L19 — MNIIRAIEQQQIRDDLPEFQVGDNVKVHYRVVEGTRERVQVFQGVVIRRHGSSNRETFTVRKISFSVGVERTFPVHSPKIMQVEIVGRGKVRRSKLYFLRDKIGKAARLKEKAY; from the coding sequence ATGAACATCATCCGAGCGATCGAGCAGCAACAAATTCGAGACGACCTGCCCGAGTTTCAGGTCGGTGACAATGTCAAAGTGCACTACCGCGTAGTGGAAGGCACCCGTGAGCGCGTCCAGGTCTTCCAGGGCGTCGTGATCCGGCGTCACGGTTCGAGTAACCGCGAGACGTTCACCGTTCGAAAGATTTCCTTCAGTGTGGGTGTCGAGCGCACGTTTCCCGTCCACTCGCCAAAGATCATGCAGGTCGAAATTGTCGGCCGGGGCAAGGTTCGCCGCTCGAAGCTGTATTTCCTTCGAGATAAGATCGGCAAAGCCGCCCGGCTCAAGGAGAAGGCGTACTGA
- a CDS encoding ribonuclease HII, with protein sequence MRIGVTECKALLAAARGQELEALIEEFASDPRISVKRHVEAARRRRDSQMRERARLHALGQLERSLRDQGFTAVAGVDEVGRGALAGPVTVAAVILPPNVIIDGLDDSKALDPRVRERVATDVSKVAVSLCVTHVAAHVIDALGITVAIRRGIERALAALEPAPDHALTDGHAFGLDLAETNVFKGDSKVAAIAAASIVAKVARDQVMQRLEQVYPEWELGVNKGYGTPGHLAAIRSCGVTPVHRRSFAPCSRDLTLF encoded by the coding sequence GTGCGGATCGGTGTAACCGAGTGCAAGGCATTGCTTGCGGCCGCCCGCGGTCAAGAGCTGGAAGCTCTCATCGAGGAGTTCGCTAGCGATCCTCGGATAAGTGTGAAGCGGCATGTCGAGGCTGCTCGGCGGCGCCGCGATTCCCAGATGCGCGAGCGAGCCCGTCTGCACGCCCTTGGCCAACTCGAGCGCTCGCTACGAGACCAAGGCTTCACCGCTGTGGCGGGAGTCGATGAGGTCGGCCGGGGCGCCCTTGCTGGACCAGTCACGGTCGCGGCCGTCATCCTTCCTCCGAACGTGATCATCGATGGACTCGATGACTCCAAGGCGCTTGATCCCCGAGTGAGGGAGCGCGTCGCCACAGACGTCAGCAAGGTCGCGGTGAGTCTTTGTGTCACTCATGTAGCAGCACACGTGATCGACGCGCTCGGAATCACTGTAGCGATCCGCCGTGGCATCGAGCGCGCTTTGGCGGCGCTCGAGCCCGCTCCAGATCACGCGTTGACCGATGGACACGCCTTCGGCCTCGACCTTGCCGAGACAAACGTGTTTAAGGGCGACTCCAAGGTTGCCGCTATCGCCGCCGCGTCGATTGTCGCCAAAGTCGCCCGCGACCAAGTCATGCAACGACTCGAACAGGTGTATCCGGAGTGGGAACTTGGGGTCAACAAGGGTTACGGAACACCGGGGCACCTTGCGGCGATCCGCTCCTGCGGGGTTACGCCCGTTCATCGCCGCTCCTTCGCACCGTGCTCACGTGACTTGACCCTCTTTTAG
- a CDS encoding YraN family protein, translating into MDRNEMARRGEDAAAAYLERTGMTVVERNWRCTSGEADIIGLDADELVIVEVKTRRSLNAGTAEEAVSENKQRRLARVARHYVAKAGLDTCPVRFDVIAIYPIAEDRAVLRHHRAAFTL; encoded by the coding sequence ATGGATCGTAATGAAATGGCTCGAAGGGGTGAGGACGCGGCGGCAGCGTACCTCGAACGGACCGGAATGACTGTTGTGGAGCGGAACTGGCGGTGTACGTCAGGTGAGGCCGACATCATCGGACTTGACGCTGATGAGCTCGTAATAGTCGAGGTCAAGACGCGGCGGAGCCTAAATGCGGGAACCGCCGAAGAGGCGGTCTCCGAAAACAAGCAGCGACGTCTTGCGCGCGTTGCGCGCCATTATGTTGCGAAAGCCGGGCTCGACACATGCCCAGTCCGATTCGACGTGATCGCGATCTACCCGATCGCCGAGGATCGCGCGGTGCTCAGGCATCATCGCGCCGCGTTCACGCTGTGA
- a CDS encoding YifB family Mg chelatase-like AAA ATPase: MPSPIRRDRDLPDRRGSRGAQASSRRVHAVKASLTGQACVGTSTLVGTQAVPVEVQIDVACGLPAFTIVGLGDAAVLEARERVRAAIRASGYTFPNARVVVNLAPGPLRKHGTGFDLPIALALLVATGQIPAELMEQHRAVGEVALDGSVRCVPGMLAHGLASVADGHALFGPCQAADALRTLGGLRYRPLESLRSILGDRTEKAPQNRHKPAFPEPDLSDVAGHTLAKRALEIAAAGGHNLLLSGPPGSGKTMLARRLPGILPPLDDEERVESAVVHSVAGLDELPILSGSRPFRAPHHSASIAGLVGGGAPPRPGEVSLAHNGVLFLDELPEFGPSSLQTLRQPMEDGRIVLVRAEGRVSFPARFSLVGAANPCPCGYLGDPVRHCTCTHAVVTRYRNRVGGPLMDRIDLALDVERIEPELIVRMATGEDSSSVAARVRQALEVASAQGRSRNAVLSGAALIDACRMSPGVADVVSMLARSCHLSGRGVTRLLRVARTIADLDQASAVQKHHVIEAVSYRKQES; encoded by the coding sequence ATGCCCAGTCCGATTCGACGTGATCGCGATCTACCCGATCGCCGAGGATCGCGCGGTGCTCAGGCATCATCGCGCCGCGTTCACGCTGTGAAGGCGTCACTGACCGGACAAGCGTGTGTCGGAACCTCCACACTCGTTGGCACGCAAGCGGTACCCGTGGAGGTTCAGATCGACGTCGCGTGCGGACTGCCCGCGTTTACCATCGTCGGTCTCGGAGATGCGGCGGTACTTGAAGCGAGAGAGCGTGTCCGGGCGGCTATCCGGGCCAGCGGCTATACCTTTCCCAACGCGCGAGTGGTCGTCAACCTCGCCCCCGGGCCGCTCCGCAAGCATGGGACTGGATTCGACTTGCCTATCGCACTCGCGCTTCTCGTCGCTACCGGCCAGATTCCCGCTGAGTTGATGGAACAACACCGGGCCGTCGGAGAGGTGGCGCTCGACGGAAGTGTGCGGTGCGTTCCCGGAATGCTCGCTCACGGACTGGCTTCCGTTGCTGATGGACACGCTCTTTTCGGTCCGTGCCAGGCGGCTGACGCGCTCAGAACCCTCGGGGGATTGCGCTACCGGCCTCTTGAGTCACTGCGCTCAATACTCGGCGACCGGACTGAGAAAGCGCCCCAAAATCGTCACAAACCCGCGTTTCCTGAGCCTGACCTCAGCGACGTGGCCGGGCACACCCTTGCCAAGCGCGCGTTGGAAATCGCGGCTGCCGGTGGGCACAACCTGTTGCTCAGTGGCCCGCCGGGTTCCGGCAAGACGATGCTTGCCCGGCGTCTTCCCGGCATTCTCCCGCCGCTCGATGACGAGGAGCGAGTTGAATCAGCCGTTGTCCATTCGGTTGCCGGACTCGACGAACTGCCGATCCTCTCTGGCAGTCGACCGTTCAGAGCGCCCCATCACAGCGCTTCGATCGCGGGACTGGTTGGGGGTGGGGCACCCCCTCGACCTGGCGAGGTGAGTCTTGCCCACAATGGTGTGCTCTTCCTCGACGAGCTGCCGGAGTTTGGTCCTTCGTCCCTGCAGACGTTGCGTCAGCCGATGGAAGACGGCCGGATCGTTCTCGTTCGCGCTGAGGGCAGAGTGAGCTTTCCCGCACGCTTCTCTCTCGTGGGTGCGGCAAATCCGTGTCCGTGCGGTTATCTGGGCGATCCCGTACGACACTGCACGTGCACGCATGCGGTTGTCACCCGGTATCGCAATCGGGTCGGCGGTCCGCTCATGGACCGGATCGATCTTGCCCTCGACGTTGAGCGCATCGAGCCTGAGTTGATTGTCCGGATGGCTACCGGAGAGGACAGCTCGAGTGTTGCTGCGCGTGTCCGGCAGGCACTGGAGGTCGCTAGCGCACAAGGTCGTTCCCGCAACGCCGTGCTGAGCGGAGCTGCGTTGATCGACGCGTGCCGCATGAGTCCCGGGGTCGCCGATGTCGTCTCTATGCTTGCCAGATCGTGCCATCTGTCTGGCCGGGGAGTCACTCGACTGTTGCGTGTCGCTCGCACGATCGCCGATCTCGATCAAGCGAGCGCTGTACAGAAGCATCACGTTATCGAAGCGGTCAGCTACCGGAAGCAGGAATCGTGA
- the dprA gene encoding DNA-processing protein DprA, whose translation MKEKAGQQWEIERGAPGYPSALEDLSDPPARLYGFGNPALMSTDSLAIVGARRATPYGLACTRLFAGWSASRGITVVSGAAIGCDCAAHEAALASNGPTVAVLPCGADVNYPPSAYGLLSLLRVHAVVVSEFPWNAPPARWTFVKRNRLIAALGRALLVTEAGLPSGTFTTADFALELGRDVFAVPGSILSPESRGSNRLISQGAQPMTDVSELAGALGRETIPETFAAVSGNQILSALRATPMRPDDIARECVMDIIEVVHAITLLELKGSIKRYPDGRYGAVKVT comes from the coding sequence GTGAAGGAGAAGGCCGGACAACAGTGGGAGATTGAACGAGGCGCGCCTGGATATCCTTCGGCACTTGAGGACCTGTCCGATCCCCCGGCGCGCCTCTACGGTTTCGGGAACCCTGCGCTCATGTCCACCGATTCCCTCGCCATCGTTGGCGCCCGCCGAGCAACGCCGTACGGCCTTGCATGCACGCGTCTTTTCGCTGGCTGGTCTGCCTCCCGAGGAATCACCGTGGTCTCGGGTGCCGCCATTGGGTGTGACTGTGCGGCCCATGAAGCGGCGCTCGCGTCTAACGGCCCGACGGTCGCTGTCCTGCCATGCGGTGCGGACGTCAATTACCCTCCGTCAGCATATGGCTTGCTCTCGTTGTTGAGAGTCCATGCGGTGGTGGTCTCGGAGTTCCCGTGGAATGCGCCACCAGCTCGTTGGACCTTCGTCAAACGCAACCGCTTGATCGCGGCTCTGGGTCGAGCACTCCTTGTAACCGAGGCTGGCCTGCCAAGTGGAACATTTACCACCGCCGACTTTGCGCTAGAGCTTGGAAGGGATGTCTTCGCCGTACCAGGATCGATTCTTTCGCCAGAGTCGCGCGGGTCAAATCGACTGATCAGCCAGGGCGCGCAGCCGATGACCGACGTGTCTGAGTTAGCGGGGGCGCTCGGTCGCGAAACCATACCGGAGACCTTTGCGGCGGTCAGCGGCAACCAGATCCTCTCTGCGCTGAGAGCCACTCCGATGCGGCCAGACGATATCGCTCGCGAGTGCGTGATGGACATCATCGAGGTTGTTCACGCGATTACCCTCCTGGAACTCAAAGGCTCGATCAAGCGTTACCCCGACGGACGTTACGGGGCAGTGAAGGTGACGTGA
- the trmFO gene encoding methylenetetrahydrofolate--tRNA-(uracil(54)-C(5))-methyltransferase (FADH(2)-oxidizing) TrmFO: protein MGSAERVTVIGGGLAGTEAALQLADHDFRVRLYEMRPHVSGPAHCTDALAELVCSNSFKGTCPATASGALKSELTSLGSHLMRAAEQTRVPAGAALAVDRQRFSRLLTEMVSDHPSIELIREEVTTIPTNGPVIVATGPLTSPALETVLGDLIGRERLAFYDAAAPIVDGESIDRERVFAASRYGKGGGADYLNCPMNRDEYERFISELVSAKQVVKKKFETADLFQACQPVEEVARRGVDALRFGPLKPVGLIDPVSGMRPWAVVQLRPENTAGTAYNIVGFQTNLTFPEQRSIFSRIPGLGRAEFLRFGVMHRNTFVDAPRLLTKTLALRAEPRIRLAGQITGTEGYLEAAASGLIAALNITAERDGHPPVVLPATTALGALLEYATNEDTAPYQPMHVNWGLVPPLDPPVRGKRERYAMYGKRARDDFDLWRAGHSLFETAAIAPGEQSA from the coding sequence ATGGGGTCGGCCGAGAGAGTTACCGTGATCGGCGGCGGTCTTGCCGGTACCGAGGCCGCGCTCCAGCTAGCCGATCACGACTTCCGCGTCCGCCTTTACGAGATGCGGCCCCACGTCTCCGGACCGGCGCACTGCACCGATGCCCTCGCTGAGCTTGTGTGCTCAAACTCTTTCAAGGGTACCTGCCCAGCGACCGCCAGTGGCGCGCTAAAATCAGAACTTACCTCCCTCGGTTCCCACCTGATGAGAGCCGCCGAGCAAACACGCGTGCCAGCAGGTGCCGCACTCGCAGTCGACCGTCAGCGCTTCTCGCGCCTCCTCACTGAGATGGTCTCGGATCATCCTTCGATAGAACTCATCCGGGAAGAGGTGACAACTATTCCAACGAACGGCCCTGTCATCGTAGCTACCGGCCCGCTCACTTCACCCGCGCTCGAGACAGTGCTTGGCGACTTGATCGGAAGAGAGCGTCTTGCGTTCTATGACGCCGCCGCCCCCATCGTCGATGGTGAGTCGATCGATCGTGAACGTGTCTTCGCCGCTTCTCGCTACGGAAAGGGCGGCGGGGCCGATTACCTCAACTGCCCCATGAACCGCGATGAGTACGAGCGCTTCATATCCGAGCTCGTCTCCGCAAAGCAGGTCGTGAAGAAAAAGTTCGAGACCGCTGATCTTTTCCAGGCGTGTCAGCCGGTGGAGGAGGTTGCTCGCCGAGGAGTGGACGCGCTTCGATTCGGCCCGCTAAAACCGGTCGGCCTCATCGACCCCGTTAGCGGCATGCGCCCATGGGCCGTTGTCCAGCTGCGCCCCGAGAACACCGCGGGCACCGCGTACAACATCGTCGGGTTTCAGACAAACCTCACCTTCCCCGAGCAGCGCAGCATCTTCTCGCGCATTCCCGGGCTCGGGCGAGCCGAGTTCCTCCGTTTTGGGGTGATGCACCGCAACACGTTCGTTGACGCGCCGCGCCTCCTTACCAAGACCCTCGCGTTACGCGCCGAGCCACGCATACGACTCGCTGGCCAGATTACTGGTACTGAGGGCTATCTCGAAGCCGCCGCGAGCGGCCTGATCGCCGCACTCAATATCACGGCCGAGCGCGACGGTCACCCGCCAGTAGTACTCCCAGCAACCACTGCGCTTGGCGCACTTCTCGAGTACGCTACGAATGAGGACACCGCACCCTACCAGCCCATGCACGTCAACTGGGGCCTCGTGCCACCTCTCGATCCGCCGGTCAGAGGCAAGCGTGAGCGCTACGCCATGTACGGGAAGCGAGCCCGCGACGATTTCGACCTGTGGCGCGCTGGGCATTCACTCTTTGAAACCGCCGCTATTGCCCCTGGAGAACAGAGTGCATGA
- a CDS encoding tyrosine recombinase: MHLSHERGLSPNTVRAYAGDLRAFLEWADRCELAVFDLSHRDVRRFLGELDSAGYARKTIARRFSAVRAYYSYLASAGVIDADPTQAVHTPRITRKMPSIAAQHELRLLLDAPDPATPAGLRDRAILETLYATGVRAAELCGLTLNTLDVVAGLMTVHGKGGRDRIVPLHRFAIRRLSAYLNEGRPFLIRQATDAVFLSTRGNPITPDALRRVLKRHLMTAGVTAGHTPHTLRHSFATHLLEGGADLRTVQELLGHVALTTTQFYTHVSTKRVQDVHRRAHPRA; the protein is encoded by the coding sequence ATGCACCTCTCCCACGAGCGGGGCCTCTCGCCCAATACGGTTCGTGCCTACGCAGGTGACCTGCGCGCGTTCCTTGAGTGGGCTGACCGGTGCGAGCTAGCCGTATTTGATCTGTCTCACCGCGACGTTCGCCGGTTTCTCGGCGAGCTCGATTCCGCTGGCTACGCCCGTAAAACGATCGCGCGGCGGTTTTCGGCCGTCCGGGCCTACTACTCTTACCTGGCAAGCGCCGGTGTAATCGACGCAGACCCCACGCAGGCGGTGCACACTCCGCGAATCACCAGAAAGATGCCGTCAATCGCAGCCCAACACGAACTCCGCCTGCTGCTTGACGCACCCGATCCCGCCACGCCAGCTGGCCTGAGAGATCGAGCTATCCTAGAGACCCTCTATGCAACCGGGGTGCGTGCAGCGGAGCTTTGCGGCTTGACACTCAATACACTCGACGTGGTTGCGGGTTTGATGACCGTGCATGGTAAGGGCGGACGTGACCGCATCGTGCCTCTACATCGCTTTGCGATACGTCGGCTCAGCGCCTATCTTAACGAGGGGCGCCCCTTCCTAATCCGGCAAGCCACAGATGCAGTATTTCTCTCAACGCGTGGAAATCCCATCACTCCAGATGCGCTTCGACGGGTTCTCAAGCGCCACCTTATGACCGCCGGAGTGACGGCGGGCCACACGCCGCACACTCTGCGGCACTCCTTCGCAACACATTTGCTCGAAGGGGGGGCTGACTTGCGCACGGTTCAGGAACTGCTCGGTCACGTTGCGCTGACCACCACGCAGTTCTATACTCACGTGAGCACGAAGCGAGTACAGGACGTGCACAGACGTGCACATCCCCGCGCCTAG
- the whiG gene encoding RNA polymerase sigma factor WhiG yields MKSDPRTDASALWAKYKETGDADAREHLILNYSPLVKYVAGRVSTSLPQTVDTADLVSYGLFGLIDAIEKFDLDRNIKFETYAIARIKGAIIDELRSMDWVPRSVRSRAREIENAYIVLENRLRRAPTDPEIAEEIGVSTGDLRDILSKLSYTSVVSFEELWIGGADREDRGDGASSIPDHNADDPVASFESAEVREILTGAIERLPERERIVIALYYYEGLTLKEIGRVLGVTESRVSQLHTKAVLRLRARLHSAQVYVD; encoded by the coding sequence ATGAAGAGCGACCCACGGACGGACGCATCCGCCCTCTGGGCCAAATACAAGGAGACCGGTGACGCGGACGCGCGCGAGCACTTGATCCTCAACTACTCACCCCTCGTTAAGTATGTCGCGGGCCGTGTATCCACAAGCCTCCCGCAAACGGTTGATACCGCCGACCTCGTGAGCTACGGGCTGTTCGGGCTGATCGACGCTATTGAGAAGTTCGATCTCGATCGCAACATCAAGTTCGAGACGTACGCTATCGCACGAATCAAGGGTGCGATCATCGACGAGCTCCGCTCGATGGACTGGGTGCCGCGCTCGGTCCGTTCACGCGCGCGAGAGATCGAAAATGCATACATCGTCTTGGAGAACCGTCTGCGCAGGGCGCCAACCGATCCTGAAATCGCCGAGGAGATCGGCGTGTCGACGGGTGATCTGAGGGATATCCTCTCGAAGCTTTCGTACACCTCGGTGGTATCTTTCGAAGAGTTGTGGATAGGAGGCGCAGACAGGGAAGACCGCGGTGACGGCGCATCTTCGATACCTGACCACAACGCCGATGATCCCGTCGCCTCCTTCGAGAGCGCAGAGGTGCGTGAAATCCTCACGGGGGCCATCGAACGCCTCCCGGAGCGTGAGCGCATCGTGATCGCGCTCTACTACTACGAGGGACTCACCCTCAAAGAGATCGGACGCGTGTTGGGGGTCACAGAATCGCGTGTGAGCCAACTCCACACCAAAGCCGTCCTCCGGCTGCGAGCAAGACTTCACTCGGCCCAAGTGTACGTCGACTGA
- a CDS encoding response regulator, with protein MNQPRILVVEDTRLLRKIYTEKLTDEGYQVFSAGDGAEALEIMRREIIDLVLLDLIMPKMSGLEVLQTMHGDPRLSQIPVLILSNLGQQSDIERGIEMGAIDYLIKNEAKPIEVAEKIRATLEFMAGRHSPVETFRLMVKDRECDAERFIQHARLPRRLWCPACEVELVIELVSQPDRLGWYDAHVVCPMCAKAFG; from the coding sequence ATGAATCAGCCGCGGATACTCGTGGTCGAAGACACCCGGCTACTTCGCAAGATCTACACCGAGAAGCTTACCGATGAGGGCTATCAGGTGTTTTCGGCGGGAGATGGAGCGGAAGCCCTCGAAATCATGCGTCGCGAGATCATCGACCTCGTGTTGCTCGACCTCATCATGCCCAAGATGAGTGGCCTTGAGGTACTCCAAACGATGCACGGCGACCCGCGCCTCAGTCAGATTCCAGTGCTTATCTTGTCCAACTTAGGACAGCAATCCGACATCGAGCGCGGCATCGAGATGGGCGCCATCGACTACCTCATCAAGAATGAAGCCAAACCCATTGAGGTTGCCGAGAAGATCCGGGCCACTCTCGAGTTCATGGCGGGTCGACACTCTCCGGTCGAAACCTTTCGCCTGATGGTCAAAGATCGCGAGTGCGACGCTGAACGTTTCATCCAACATGCGCGATTGCCTCGGCGACTCTGGTGCCCCGCGTGCGAAGTCGAACTCGTTATCGAGCTCGTTTCCCAGCCGGACAGGCTCGGCTGGTACGACGCCCACGTGGTCTGCCCAATGTGCGCGAAGGCGTTTGGGTAG
- the rpsB gene encoding 30S ribosomal protein S2: protein MPVVSMRSLLEAGVHFGHQTRRWNPKMQPYIFTERSGIYIFDLQRTLRELDTAYRFTRDVAARGGHILFVGTKKQAQEPIQSEAERSGNPYVNQRWLGGMLTNFVTMRTRVDRLVELETMIENGTMNALPKKEQILLGKERDKLDRNLSGIREMKTLPSAMFLVDTKREAIAVAEARRLNIPIIGLVDTNADPDEVDFVIPANDDAIRSVALMCRVIADASIEGRAALEGPSVEAAATAPASKAVAASVPESAEEPPSEVIETAEAAETTEAVE from the coding sequence ATGCCTGTCGTCTCGATGAGGAGTCTTCTCGAGGCCGGTGTCCACTTCGGACACCAGACCCGCCGCTGGAACCCGAAGATGCAACCGTATATCTTCACCGAACGTAGCGGGATATACATCTTCGACTTGCAGCGCACGCTCCGTGAACTCGACACCGCTTACCGGTTCACCCGTGACGTCGCGGCCAGGGGAGGTCACATCCTCTTCGTAGGCACCAAAAAGCAAGCGCAAGAGCCGATTCAATCCGAGGCCGAGCGCTCTGGCAATCCGTACGTGAACCAGCGCTGGCTGGGTGGGATGCTCACCAACTTTGTCACCATGCGCACACGTGTCGACCGCCTCGTCGAACTCGAGACCATGATCGAGAACGGCACCATGAACGCTCTTCCCAAGAAGGAACAAATCCTGCTCGGCAAGGAGCGCGACAAGCTCGATCGGAACCTTTCGGGTATCCGTGAGATGAAAACGTTGCCATCCGCGATGTTCTTGGTGGACACCAAGCGTGAAGCCATCGCCGTTGCCGAGGCGCGCCGACTGAACATTCCGATCATCGGACTGGTCGACACTAACGCTGACCCTGACGAAGTCGACTTTGTCATCCCAGCCAACGACGACGCGATCCGTTCTGTCGCCTTGATGTGCCGCGTCATCGCTGATGCTTCCATCGAGGGACGCGCGGCGCTTGAAGGCCCGTCTGTCGAAGCTGCCGCGACCGCTCCAGCTTCCAAGGCCGTTGCCGCGTCCGTCCCGGAGTCCGCTGAAGAGCCCCCCTCAGAGGTGATTGAGACTGCGGAGGCCGCCGAGACAACTGAGGCGGTCGAGTAA